A window of the Hordeum vulgare subsp. vulgare chromosome 5H, MorexV3_pseudomolecules_assembly, whole genome shotgun sequence genome harbors these coding sequences:
- the LOC123398759 gene encoding glutamate receptor 2.8-like: MSGLTIDIFEEAIKRLPFPLSYEYLEFDTDTGSYNDFVYHVYLQEYDIAVADITIRYNRSLYVDFTVPYTESGVGMIVPVKENVMKDMWLFLKPLSTELWFGSILLFMYTGVVVWLLEYLNGNEHVHGHISLKQLATTVFSIFEEKENLERFLPRIVLRVWMVVLLVLAASYTASFASMLTVHQLSPTVTDVHELQKNGEYVGFHQGSYIEGLLVEIGFDTSKLRAYATVEDFYGALSNGSIAAVVLDVPYIKLFLAKYRKGYAMVGPIYKSAGFAFALPKNSPLRAEMSRAILNITGGDTIIQLEKKWIDQNSHENDGTLDGSGAITFECFGGLFLLTGVVTTCSPFVAMLMNRYKKLQQDVRNNKGDDQNECRHKQVKKKRKWKNKEMKMETELREPNNFVSASQFEQKW, translated from the exons ATGAGTGGCCTTACAATTGACATATTTGAGGAGGCAATAAAGAGGCTACCTTTTCCACTTTCTTATGAGTACCTAGAATTTGACACTGATACAGGGAGCTACAATGATTTTGTTTATCATGTTTATCTTCAG GAATACGACATAGCGGTTGCAGACATTACTATAAGATACAACAGATCATTGTATGTCGACTTCACTGTACCATACACAGAATCTGGAGTAGGGATGATTGTTCCAGTCAAGGAAAACGTGATGAAGGATATGTGGCTTTTCTTGAAACCGTTAAGCACTGAGTTGTGGTTTGGTAGCATCCTATTATTTATGTACACAGGAGTTGTTGTCTGGCTGCTGGAGTATCTAAATGGCAATGAACATGTGCATGGTCACATTTCACTCAAACAACTGGCGACTACAGTATTCTCCATTTTTGAAGAGA AGGAGAATTTGGAACGCTTTCTACCTAGAATTGTGTTGCGTGTATGGATGGTTGTACTTCTGGTACTTGCAGCAAGTTATACAGCGAGCTTTGCATCAATGCTGACTGTACATCAGCTTTCACCCACAGTGACTGATGTTCATGAACTCCAGAAGAATGGAGAATATGTAGGGTTCCACCAAGGTTCTTATATAGAGGGTCTACTGGTGGAAATTGGTTTCGACACATCGAAGCTCAGGGCCTATGCTACAGTTGAAGATTTCTATGGTGCTCTTTCTAATGGAAGCATTGCTGCGGTTGTACTTGACGTCCCATACATCAAACTGTTTCTTGCAAAGTACAGAAAAGGCTACGCAATGGTGGGGCCAATTTACAAGAGTGCAGGTTTTGCATTT GCGCTCCCCAAGAATTCTCCACTACGTGCTGAGATGTCAAGGGCAATACTCAACATAACAGGAGGAGATACTATCATTCAACTTGAGAAGAAATGGATAGATCaaaatagccatgaaaatgatggCACACTTGATGGTTCAGGCGCTATCACTTTTGAATGTTTTGGGGGATTATTCCTCCTAACTGGAGTTGTGACAACTTGTTCCCCTTTTGTAGCCATGCTGATGAACCGTTACAAAAAACTTCAACAAGATGTAAGGAATAATAAAGGAGATGACCAGAATGAATGCAGACACAAGCAAGTcaagaaaaagagaaaatggaaGAACAAAGAGATGAAAATGGAAACTGAACTGAGAGAGCCAAACAACTTTGTCAGTGCCTCACAGTTCGAGCAGAAATGGTGA